In the genome of Magnolia sinica isolate HGM2019 chromosome 2, MsV1, whole genome shotgun sequence, one region contains:
- the LOC131237098 gene encoding ubiquitin-like domain-containing protein CIP73 isoform X1, with amino-acid sequence MADGSSAEGASSSDVNAESSESTVEVNVKTLDSQIYTFRVNKNIPVSLFKEKIAMAIGVPVGQQRLIFRGKVLKDNHLLSEYHLEDGHTLHLVARQPIQSETLPGTGSGETGGNHDNRGNDSTPGAPRNRVGQISHSVVLGTFNIGDQGEGIVPDLTRIIGAVLNSVGVGNVATSGGASNTPTSANVAGPPSQGVGAEATQGNAGGRSQTGSQVPHGQAFPNVPFQSLHQSLPFPFLGAGAVPSLQTVIPDSLTTLTEFMNRMELALSHNGYQSRPSVNVGDPPGSAIPSSNARGLPAPEVLSTIIRRAQQLLSGPTGAALSNIAGRIEREGGTTDPVTRGQIQAEAMQVGVAMQHLGALLLELGRTILTLRMGQSPAESVVNAGPAVYISPSGPNPIMVQPFPLQSSSLFGASSAAAQASAGISGSIGAADMPRNISIHIHAGTAVAPGISSVGSRSTTGEAAHVGQHPNQAQASVNGTGSVNLGPMHVLPPRNVVAAVPGRSPSDAAGHVLSVFYPLQTRSQQTNPNHTASGQGSNPSVTNGTRPNIGSSVSQPTSQSISPSAVITQVQMRVGSVDGSTQGENSSHSTSQTADMLCVGGPQDPTGQLENSAVQGSSIRSSIGGEQNQLLGDMGVDGAGQTGVVVDSALPYNSGASNVGHQPQPSGCQLSNIEDNRVTSSLIQTSSVSSPGDSIEADSSKSSSENNTGTFASENAPSSSQSQEPSEGGKTVPLGLGSGGLQPKRRSKQVKMQGRDGEMSCTTPVNRDEQSIARGQQVLQSLLSRGSDISRTDSNANTNSNGLSVQLPPVFRQIMGSLPLGGQGNNGQIDPASMMSQLLQSPALNSLLEGVSEQAGIESPTGLRSIMEQLAQSPAVSNTLNQIARDVEGQSHNLGNMLLGSGRDPGGIDFSRMFQQLMPVVSQAFGQGSILHAPSHAVESEPPPQRNADRQGRDDRADIDLQEAVERIEGHDSPVDLFRTVVQNAGRLYGENASADLVEEICSNSTLANEFMEMLQRDIRRRLHSESNSSSDRS; translated from the exons ATCTGGAAGATGGGCATACACTGCATTTAGTTGCAAGACAGCCGATCCAGTCAGAAACACTGCCAGGGACTGGCTCTGGAGAGACGGGGGGAAATCATGACAATCGAG gaaaTGATTCAACTCCTGGTGCCCCCCGTAACAGGGTTGGGCAAATTTCACACAGTGTGGTTCTGGGAACTTTCAATATTGGGGACCAAGGTGAAGGCATTGTACCTGACCTTACACGG ATTATTGGAGCAGTTCTGAATTCTGTTGGAGTTGGAAATGTGGCTACCAGTGGTGGGGCGAGCAATACACCTACATCT GCCAATGTGGCTGGCCCACCATCCCAAGGTGTCGGGGCAGAAGCAACCCAGGGGAATGCTGGTGGCAGGAGTCAAACTGGAAGTCAAGTACCGCATGGGCAGGCCTTTCCTAATGTCCCTTTCCAATCTTTGCATCAGTCTTTACCATTCCCATTTCTGGGGGCGGGGGCAGTTCCTTCACTACAAACG GTCATTCCAGATTCTTTGACAACCCTTACAGAATTCATGAACCGAATGGAACTGGCGTTGTCACACAATG GATACCAGTCAAGGCCATCTGTCAATGTTGGAGATCCACCTGGTTCAGCAATTCCATCCTCTAATGCCCGGGGACTACCAGCGCCTGAAGTGCTAAGCACCATTATTAGACGAGCACAACAGCTCCTCAGTGGTCCTACTGGAGCAGCACTTTCC AATATTGCAGGGCGCATTGAAAGAGAGGGGGGAACTACTGATCCAGTGACACGGGGACAAATTCAGGCAGAAGCAATGCAAGTAGGAGTGGCCATGCAACATTTAGGAGCTCTTCTTTTAGAGCTTGGTCGTACTATTCTGACATTGCGTATGGGGCAGTCCCCT GCTGAATCTGTGGTGAATGCTGGACCAGCAGTTTATATATCTCCATCAGGGCCAAATCCTATAATGGTTCAG CCCTTCCCTTTACAATCAAGCTCCCTCTTTGGAGCTTCTTCTGCTGCCGCTCAGGCAAGTGCTGGAATTTCAGGTTCCATTGGTGCTGCAGATATGCCCAGAAACATCAGCATCCATATACATGCTG GGACTGCCGTTGCTCCGGGCATATCATCAGTTGGCTCCAGGTCAACTACTGGGGAAGCTGCTCATGTGGGTCAACATCCAAATCAGGCACAAGCAAGTGTGAATGGAACTGGTTCAGTCAATTTGGGTCCAATGCACGTACTGCCTCCAAGAAATGTTGTTGCAGCTGTTCCAGGTCGTTCCCCTTCAGATGCAGCTGGTCATGTTCTAAGTGTTTTCTACCCTCTTCAAACAAGGTCTCAGCAGACAAATCCTAACCATACAGCCTCTGGGCAAGGTTCGAATCCATCCGTGACGAATGGAACACGACCCAATATTGGAAGTTCTGTTTCACAGCCAACATCACAATCCATTTCTCCTTCCGCAGTCATAACCCAAGTGCAAATGCGTGTTGGAAGTGTTGACGGCAGTACGCAGGGTGAGAACTCCTCCCACTCTACTTCTCAAACTGCTGATATGTTGTGTGTAGGTGGACCTCAAGATCCAACTG GCCAATTGGAAAATTCTGCTGTTCAAGGTTCTTCCATCAGATCTAGCATTGGTGGTGAACAGAATCAGCTCTTGGGTGACATGGGAGTTGATGGAGCTGGCCAGACTGGGGTGGTCGTCGATTCTGCTTTGCCTTATAACTCAGGTGCCAGCAATGTAGGGCATCAG CCCCAACCCTCTGGCTGCCAACTTAGTAATATTGAAGATAACAGAGTGACGTCAAGTTTAATACAAACATCATCAGTGAGCTCACCAGGAGACTCTATAGAGGCAGATTCTAGCAAGTCTTCCTCAGAGAACAATACTGGTACATTTGCTTCAGAGAATGCTCCTAGTTCCAGCCAAAGCCAGGAGCCTTCTGAGGGTGGCAAAACTGTTCCATTGGGATTAGGGTCTGGAGGTTTACAGCCTAAG AGGAGAAGCAAGCAGGTGAAGATGCAAGGGAGAGATGGTGAAATGAGCTGTACCACTCCAGTGAATCGAGACGAGCAGTCTATTGCTAGGGGTCAACAGGTTTTGCAATCTCTTTTATCTCGGGGCTCCGACATAAGTAGGACAGATTCAAATGCCAATACGAATTCTAATGGTCTGTCAGTGCAGTTGCCCCCTGTATTTCGTCAGATTATGGGAAGTTTGCCTTTAGGAGGGCAAGGCAATAATGGACAAATTGATCCTGCAAGCATGATGTCTCAGCTTCTTCAGAGCCCTGCTTTGAACAGCCTTCTGGAAGGGGTGTCAGAGCAAGCTGGGATTGAATCTCCCACTGGTTTGAGAAGCATCATGGAACAGCTTGCTCAGAGCCCTGCAGTGAGTAATACCCTCAATCAAATTGCTCGGGATGTAGAAGGCCAGAGCCATAATCTTGGAAACATGCTTTTGGGGTCGGGAAGGGATCCAGGTGGGATTGATTTTTCGAGGATGTTTCAGCAACTGATGCCGGTAGTCTCGCAAGCTTTCGGCCAGGGATCAATCCTCCATGCGCCTTCCCATGCTGTGGAATCCGAACCGCCACCACAACGTAATGCTGATAGGCAAGGCAGAGATGATCGAGCGGAT ATTGATCTTCAAGAAGCTGTCGAAAGGATTGAAGGCCATGATTCACCCGTTGATCTTTTCCGTACAGTGGTCCAGAATGCTGGTCGTCTGTATGGTGAAAATGCTTCTGCAGATCTCGTGGAAGAAATATGCAGCAATTCCACGCTCGCCAAT GAGTTCATGGAAATGCTACAGCGCGACATACGCCGACGACTCCACTCTGAATCCAACTCGTCCAGTGACAGATCATAA
- the LOC131237098 gene encoding ubiquitin-like domain-containing protein CIP73 isoform X2 has protein sequence MADGSSAEGASSSDVNAESSESTVEVNVKTLDSQIYTFRVNKNIPVSLFKEKIAMAIGVPVGQQRLIFRGKVLKDNHLLSEYHLEDGHTLHLVARQPIQSETLPGTGSGETGGNHDNRGNDSTPGAPRNRVGQISHSVVLGTFNIGDQGEGIVPDLTRIIGAVLNSVGVGNVATSGGASNTPTSANVAGPPSQGVGAEATQGNAGGRSQTGSQVPHGQAFPNVPFQSLHQSLPFPFLGAGAVPSLQTVIPDSLTTLTEFMNRMELALSHNGYQSRPSVNVGDPPGSAIPSSNARGLPAPEVLSTIIRRAQQLLSGPTGAALSNIAGRIEREGGTTDPVTRGQIQAEAMQVGVAMQHLGALLLELGRTILTLRMGQSPAESVVNAGPAVYISPSGPNPIMVQPFPLQSSSLFGASSAAAQASAGISGSIGAADMPRNISIHIHAGTAVAPGISSVGSRSTTGEAAHVGQHPNQAQASVNGTGSVNLGPMHVLPPRNVVAAVPGRSPSDAAGHVLSVFYPLQTRSQQTNPNHTASGQGSNPSVTNGTRPNIGSSVSQPTSQSISPSAVITQVQMRVGSVDGSTQGQLENSAVQGSSIRSSIGGEQNQLLGDMGVDGAGQTGVVVDSALPYNSGASNVGHQPQPSGCQLSNIEDNRVTSSLIQTSSVSSPGDSIEADSSKSSSENNTGTFASENAPSSSQSQEPSEGGKTVPLGLGSGGLQPKRRSKQVKMQGRDGEMSCTTPVNRDEQSIARGQQVLQSLLSRGSDISRTDSNANTNSNGLSVQLPPVFRQIMGSLPLGGQGNNGQIDPASMMSQLLQSPALNSLLEGVSEQAGIESPTGLRSIMEQLAQSPAVSNTLNQIARDVEGQSHNLGNMLLGSGRDPGGIDFSRMFQQLMPVVSQAFGQGSILHAPSHAVESEPPPQRNADRQGRDDRADIDLQEAVERIEGHDSPVDLFRTVVQNAGRLYGENASADLVEEICSNSTLANEFMEMLQRDIRRRLHSESNSSSDRS, from the exons ATCTGGAAGATGGGCATACACTGCATTTAGTTGCAAGACAGCCGATCCAGTCAGAAACACTGCCAGGGACTGGCTCTGGAGAGACGGGGGGAAATCATGACAATCGAG gaaaTGATTCAACTCCTGGTGCCCCCCGTAACAGGGTTGGGCAAATTTCACACAGTGTGGTTCTGGGAACTTTCAATATTGGGGACCAAGGTGAAGGCATTGTACCTGACCTTACACGG ATTATTGGAGCAGTTCTGAATTCTGTTGGAGTTGGAAATGTGGCTACCAGTGGTGGGGCGAGCAATACACCTACATCT GCCAATGTGGCTGGCCCACCATCCCAAGGTGTCGGGGCAGAAGCAACCCAGGGGAATGCTGGTGGCAGGAGTCAAACTGGAAGTCAAGTACCGCATGGGCAGGCCTTTCCTAATGTCCCTTTCCAATCTTTGCATCAGTCTTTACCATTCCCATTTCTGGGGGCGGGGGCAGTTCCTTCACTACAAACG GTCATTCCAGATTCTTTGACAACCCTTACAGAATTCATGAACCGAATGGAACTGGCGTTGTCACACAATG GATACCAGTCAAGGCCATCTGTCAATGTTGGAGATCCACCTGGTTCAGCAATTCCATCCTCTAATGCCCGGGGACTACCAGCGCCTGAAGTGCTAAGCACCATTATTAGACGAGCACAACAGCTCCTCAGTGGTCCTACTGGAGCAGCACTTTCC AATATTGCAGGGCGCATTGAAAGAGAGGGGGGAACTACTGATCCAGTGACACGGGGACAAATTCAGGCAGAAGCAATGCAAGTAGGAGTGGCCATGCAACATTTAGGAGCTCTTCTTTTAGAGCTTGGTCGTACTATTCTGACATTGCGTATGGGGCAGTCCCCT GCTGAATCTGTGGTGAATGCTGGACCAGCAGTTTATATATCTCCATCAGGGCCAAATCCTATAATGGTTCAG CCCTTCCCTTTACAATCAAGCTCCCTCTTTGGAGCTTCTTCTGCTGCCGCTCAGGCAAGTGCTGGAATTTCAGGTTCCATTGGTGCTGCAGATATGCCCAGAAACATCAGCATCCATATACATGCTG GGACTGCCGTTGCTCCGGGCATATCATCAGTTGGCTCCAGGTCAACTACTGGGGAAGCTGCTCATGTGGGTCAACATCCAAATCAGGCACAAGCAAGTGTGAATGGAACTGGTTCAGTCAATTTGGGTCCAATGCACGTACTGCCTCCAAGAAATGTTGTTGCAGCTGTTCCAGGTCGTTCCCCTTCAGATGCAGCTGGTCATGTTCTAAGTGTTTTCTACCCTCTTCAAACAAGGTCTCAGCAGACAAATCCTAACCATACAGCCTCTGGGCAAGGTTCGAATCCATCCGTGACGAATGGAACACGACCCAATATTGGAAGTTCTGTTTCACAGCCAACATCACAATCCATTTCTCCTTCCGCAGTCATAACCCAAGTGCAAATGCGTGTTGGAAGTGTTGACGGCAGTACGCAGG GCCAATTGGAAAATTCTGCTGTTCAAGGTTCTTCCATCAGATCTAGCATTGGTGGTGAACAGAATCAGCTCTTGGGTGACATGGGAGTTGATGGAGCTGGCCAGACTGGGGTGGTCGTCGATTCTGCTTTGCCTTATAACTCAGGTGCCAGCAATGTAGGGCATCAG CCCCAACCCTCTGGCTGCCAACTTAGTAATATTGAAGATAACAGAGTGACGTCAAGTTTAATACAAACATCATCAGTGAGCTCACCAGGAGACTCTATAGAGGCAGATTCTAGCAAGTCTTCCTCAGAGAACAATACTGGTACATTTGCTTCAGAGAATGCTCCTAGTTCCAGCCAAAGCCAGGAGCCTTCTGAGGGTGGCAAAACTGTTCCATTGGGATTAGGGTCTGGAGGTTTACAGCCTAAG AGGAGAAGCAAGCAGGTGAAGATGCAAGGGAGAGATGGTGAAATGAGCTGTACCACTCCAGTGAATCGAGACGAGCAGTCTATTGCTAGGGGTCAACAGGTTTTGCAATCTCTTTTATCTCGGGGCTCCGACATAAGTAGGACAGATTCAAATGCCAATACGAATTCTAATGGTCTGTCAGTGCAGTTGCCCCCTGTATTTCGTCAGATTATGGGAAGTTTGCCTTTAGGAGGGCAAGGCAATAATGGACAAATTGATCCTGCAAGCATGATGTCTCAGCTTCTTCAGAGCCCTGCTTTGAACAGCCTTCTGGAAGGGGTGTCAGAGCAAGCTGGGATTGAATCTCCCACTGGTTTGAGAAGCATCATGGAACAGCTTGCTCAGAGCCCTGCAGTGAGTAATACCCTCAATCAAATTGCTCGGGATGTAGAAGGCCAGAGCCATAATCTTGGAAACATGCTTTTGGGGTCGGGAAGGGATCCAGGTGGGATTGATTTTTCGAGGATGTTTCAGCAACTGATGCCGGTAGTCTCGCAAGCTTTCGGCCAGGGATCAATCCTCCATGCGCCTTCCCATGCTGTGGAATCCGAACCGCCACCACAACGTAATGCTGATAGGCAAGGCAGAGATGATCGAGCGGAT ATTGATCTTCAAGAAGCTGTCGAAAGGATTGAAGGCCATGATTCACCCGTTGATCTTTTCCGTACAGTGGTCCAGAATGCTGGTCGTCTGTATGGTGAAAATGCTTCTGCAGATCTCGTGGAAGAAATATGCAGCAATTCCACGCTCGCCAAT GAGTTCATGGAAATGCTACAGCGCGACATACGCCGACGACTCCACTCTGAATCCAACTCGTCCAGTGACAGATCATAA